From Anopheles funestus chromosome 3RL, idAnoFuneDA-416_04, whole genome shotgun sequence, a single genomic window includes:
- the LOC125767478 gene encoding far upstream element-binding protein 1 isoform X1 translates to MSDYSNQNSQNFSQSSAFAAALQRAKQIAAKIHPGGHQQQQQPHQPVKRPHDDHDSGPELKKFGGQSDYNNASSPTGMSQAAMQAAAQAAAVAARLSQNNSSNNQNNFNAPNAPGGGGSQDPNQRVRELISKMVNHGPMDNGNHPGQGGGGGGGGGGRGGGGGGGGFGTYQEMMIPGSKVGLIIGKGGETIKQLQEKTGAKMVIIQDGPGQEMEKPLRISGDPQKVEQAKQLVYELIQEKDAYSQRPNMNGAEQAEVFVPKAAVGVVIGKGGEMIKKIQGESGCKLQFMQSRGDGPGDRRCIVQGSKAQVEEGKRMIEDLIDSVLRREQQGGGGGRGGGGGGDGGHGGRGGMGGNPNQDNNYNNYNGPQVTRLEYTFTVPVSKCGIIIGRGGDTIKQINQQSGAHTEMDRKASQNQTTEKTFTCKGEQHQVDEAKRLIQDKINMEINMVYVGSTSVPVNQYQNNGAGGGGGGGGPNAYQQGGWGGGYQSQGGWEHQQSPQVNAASAAAAAAAAAAQQQQQPQADYSQQWIEYYKQMGMHREAELIEQQVKARQAAQGTMAANQNVQGQTVMGAAGPGAPQQQAQPQQQQVGGQADYSAEWAEYYRRIGKIEEAEAIEKQIAANKALQAQAVAAAAAVAATAGGNQPGGPGGPGGGQYGGGGGPQQGPGGYGGQQYQQYYGGGGGGGGGGGGGGGQPGYAGYPYGGGYPGPGGGGSQNQSNASNQDKN, encoded by the exons ATTGCCGCTAAGATACACCCGGGTggtcaccagcagcagcagcagccgcaccAACCAGTGAAGAGACCGCACGACGATCACGATTCGGGGCCAGAATTGAAAAAGTTCGGTGGACAGTCTGATTACAATAATGCTAGCTCGCCTACTGGCATGAGTCAGGCTGCGATGCAAGCCGCCGCCCAAGCTGCAGCAGTAGCCGCCCGTCTGTCGcagaacaacagcagcaacaaccagAACAACTTCAACGCTCCTAACGCTCCCGGAGGCGGTGGATCGCAGGACCCGAACCAGCGAGTGCGCGAACTAATCAGCAAGATGGTAAACCACGGCCCAATGGACAACGGAAATCATCCGGGCcaaggtggtggtggcggcggcggcggtggaggccgtggaggtggtggtggcggcggcggcTTCGGCACATACCAGGAGATGATGATTCCTGGATCGAAGGTGGGCCTGATCATTGGCAAGGGTGGTGAAACGATCAAGCAGCTGCAGGAAAAGACGGGCGCCAAGATGGTGATCATTCAGGATGGGCCGGGCCAGGAGATGGAGAAACCACTACGTATATCCGGCGACCCGCAGAAGGTGGAACAAGCGAAGCAACTGGTGTATGAGCTGATCCAAGAGAAGGATGCGTATTCGCAGCGACCGAACATGAATGGGGCCGAGCAGGCAGAAGTGTTCGTGCCGAAGGCGGCCGTCGGTGTGGTGATTGGCAAGGGTGGAGAGATGATCAAGAAGATTCAGGGTGAATCGGGATGCAAGCTGCAGTTCATGCAAAGCCGTGGTGACGGTCCAGGCGATAGGCGATGCATTGTACAAGGGTCGAAGGCACAAGTTGAGGAAGGCAAACGTATGATCGAGGATCTGATCGACAGTGTGCTGCGCCGTGAACAGCAGGGCGGTGGAGGTGGGCGCGGAGGtggcggaggtggtgatggtggtcacGGTGGGCGCGGCGGCATGGGAGGTAATCCCAACCAGGATAATAACTACAATAACTACAATGGGCCACAGGTGACGCGGCTGGAATACACCTTTACTGTACCGGTATCGAAATGTGGC attatTATCGGACGTGGTGGTGACACGATCAAACAGATCAATCAGCAGTCCGGTGCACACACGGAGATGGACCGAAAGGCGTCGCAAAATCAGACGACGGAGAAAACGTTTACCTGTAAGGGCGAGCAGCATCAGGTGGACGAAGCAAAGCGATTGATTCAGGATAAAATCAACATGGAGATTAACATGGTGTACGTCGGCTCGACGTCCGTGCCGGTCAATCAGTACCAGAATAATGGGGCTGGTGGTGGCGGAGGTGGCGGAGGTCCTAACGCTTACCAGCAGGGTGGTTGGGGAGGAGGTTATCAGTCGCAGGGTGGTTGGGAACATCAGCAGTCGCCTCAAGTAAACGCAGCTTCGGCCgcggcagcagctgctgcagcggcggcacaacaacagcaacaaccacaGGCAGATTACTCGCAACAGTGGATCGAGTATTATAA gCAAATGGGAATGCATCGAGAAGCAGAACTGATTGAGCAACAGGTTAAGGCACGTCAGGCAGCCCAAGGAACAATGGCAG CTAATCAAAATGTGCAAGGTCAAACAGTGATGGGCGCCGCGGGACCCGGAGCACCTCAACAACAGGCACagccgcaacagcagcaagtcGGTGGTCAGGCAGATTACAGTGCAGAATGGGCTGAATATTATCGACGGATTGGCAAAATCGAAGAAGCGGAAGCAATAGAGAAACAGATTGCAGCAAATAAG GCCTTGCAAGCACAGGCCGTtgcggcagcggcagcagtgGCGGCAACAGCTGGCGGTAATCAGCCCGGAGGACCGGGTGGCCCTGGCGGTGGTCAGTATGGCGGAGGTGGAGGACCGCAGCAAGGACCCGGCGGTTATGGTGGTCAACAATACCAGCAGTACTACggcggtggtggaggaggtggcggtggtggtggtggtggcggtggtcaGCCTGGATACGCAGGTTATCCTTACGGTGGAGGCTATCCGGGGCCAGGAGGTGGTGGCTCCCAGAACCAGTCGAATGCATCCAATCAGGACAAGAATTAA